One genomic window of Roseateles sp. DAIF2 includes the following:
- the ftsZ gene encoding cell division protein FtsZ encodes MAIEMIEEFDQGTQIKVIGVGGGGGNAVDHMIAQGVQGVEFICANTDAQALNRSKADQLLQLGTSGLGAGAKPEMGKAAAEEAEARIRESIQGANMLFITAGMGGGTGTGAAPVIARVAKEMGILTVGVVTKPFEFEGGRRSKAADAGLAELEANVDSLIVVLNDKLLDVLGDDVTQDQAFAHANDVLKNAVGGISDIIHMPGLVNVDFEDVKTVMSEPGKAMMGTAVAGGPDRATKAAEAAVACPLLEGIDLSGARGVLVLIAANRNTFKLAESRNAMNAIKRYAADDAHIIYGTAYDESLGDQLRVTVIATGLTSQRARVQAPLQVVQPAAQLRTGTDNLPVLNQAVSVPSAGATVGGVNNDFAGMSVPSVWRHGRTAAAKVEALSSNGMDEIEIPAFLRKQAD; translated from the coding sequence ATGGCGATCGAGATGATCGAAGAGTTTGATCAGGGCACTCAGATCAAGGTGATCGGGGTTGGTGGTGGCGGCGGCAACGCGGTCGACCACATGATTGCCCAGGGTGTGCAGGGCGTGGAATTCATCTGCGCCAATACCGACGCCCAGGCTCTCAACCGCTCCAAGGCCGACCAGCTGCTGCAGCTGGGCACCTCCGGTCTCGGCGCCGGCGCCAAGCCCGAAATGGGCAAGGCCGCGGCCGAGGAAGCCGAAGCGCGCATCCGCGAATCGATCCAGGGCGCGAACATGCTGTTCATCACCGCCGGCATGGGCGGCGGCACCGGCACCGGCGCCGCGCCGGTGATCGCGCGCGTCGCCAAGGAAATGGGCATCCTGACCGTCGGCGTCGTGACCAAGCCCTTCGAGTTCGAAGGTGGCCGCCGCTCCAAGGCCGCCGATGCCGGCCTGGCCGAGCTGGAAGCCAATGTCGACTCGCTGATCGTCGTGCTGAACGACAAGCTGCTCGACGTGCTGGGCGACGACGTCACCCAGGACCAGGCCTTCGCGCATGCCAACGATGTGCTGAAGAACGCGGTCGGCGGCATCTCCGACATCATCCACATGCCAGGCCTGGTCAACGTCGACTTCGAAGACGTCAAGACCGTGATGAGCGAGCCGGGCAAGGCGATGATGGGCACGGCCGTGGCCGGTGGCCCGGACCGCGCGACCAAGGCCGCCGAGGCCGCCGTCGCCTGCCCGCTGCTGGAGGGCATCGACCTGTCCGGCGCGCGTGGCGTGCTGGTGCTGATCGCTGCGAACCGCAACACCTTCAAGCTGGCCGAAAGCCGCAACGCGATGAACGCGATCAAGCGCTACGCCGCGGACGATGCGCACATCATCTACGGCACTGCCTATGACGAGAGCCTGGGCGACCAGCTGCGCGTCACCGTGATCGCCACCGGCCTGACCAGCCAGCGCGCCCGCGTGCAGGCGCCGCTGCAGGTGGTGCAGCCGGCCGCGCAGCTGCGCACCGGTACCGACAACCTGCCGGTGCTGAACCAGGCCGTCAGCGTGCCGAGCGCCGGCGCCACCGTGGGCGGCGTCAACAACGACTTCGCCGGCATGAGCGTGCCCAGCGTCTGGCGCCATGGCCGCACCGCCGCGGCCAAGGTCGAGGCCCTGTCGTCCAACGGCATGGACGAGATCGAGATCCCGGCCTTCCTGCGCAAGCAGGCGGACTGA
- the ftsA gene encoding cell division protein FtsA has product MAKEYKDLVVGLDIGTAKIMAVVAEVLGNGELRIAGLGVAPSHGLKRGVVVNIDATVQSIQQALKEAEMMADCKISRVFTGITGSHIRGQNSTGMVIVRDKEVTPVDVARVVETAKAINIPNDQRLLLVEPQEFVIDGHEVKEPIGMSGGRLEVKVHIVTGAQSAAENIVKCVRRCGLEVDQLVLNPSASSAAALTSDERDLGVAVVDIGAGTTDVAIFTGGSIRHTAVIPIAGDLITSDIAMALRTPTKDAEEIKVEHGVAKQLLADPSDQVEVPGLGDRAPRMLSKQALAGVIEPRVEEIFSLVHQVIRESGYEELLSSGIVLTGGSAVMPGMVELAEDIFLKPVRRGNPTYNGALFDMVSNPRSATVMGLLEEARLSRTRGLKAAQQAGSVKTIIGRAKDWFLGNF; this is encoded by the coding sequence ATGGCCAAGGAATACAAGGATTTGGTCGTCGGGCTGGATATCGGCACCGCCAAGATCATGGCGGTGGTGGCCGAGGTGCTGGGCAATGGGGAGTTGCGCATCGCCGGCCTGGGCGTGGCGCCCTCGCATGGTCTGAAGCGCGGCGTCGTGGTGAATATCGACGCGACCGTGCAATCGATCCAGCAGGCCCTGAAAGAGGCTGAAATGATGGCCGACTGCAAGATTTCGCGGGTTTTCACCGGGATTACCGGCAGCCATATTCGCGGCCAGAACTCCACCGGCATGGTGATCGTGCGCGACAAGGAAGTGACGCCGGTCGATGTCGCCCGGGTCGTGGAAACCGCCAAGGCCATCAATATCCCGAACGACCAGCGCCTGCTTTTGGTCGAGCCGCAGGAATTCGTGATCGACGGCCATGAGGTGAAGGAACCGATCGGCATGAGCGGCGGCCGGCTGGAGGTCAAGGTCCATATCGTGACCGGCGCCCAGAGCGCGGCGGAAAACATCGTCAAATGCGTGCGCCGCTGCGGCCTGGAAGTCGACCAGCTGGTTTTGAATCCCAGCGCCTCAAGCGCCGCGGCCCTGACCTCGGACGAGCGGGATCTGGGGGTGGCGGTGGTCGATATCGGCGCCGGCACCACCGATGTGGCGATTTTCACCGGCGGTTCGATCCGCCATACCGCGGTAATTCCGATCGCCGGCGATCTGATCACCAGCGATATCGCGATGGCGCTGCGCACGCCGACCAAGGATGCCGAGGAAATCAAGGTCGAGCATGGCGTGGCCAAGCAGCTGCTGGCCGATCCGTCCGACCAGGTGGAGGTGCCGGGCCTGGGCGACCGGGCCCCGCGCATGCTCTCCAAACAGGCGCTGGCGGGGGTTATCGAGCCGCGCGTCGAGGAGATTTTTTCGCTGGTCCACCAGGTGATCCGGGAAAGCGGCTACGAGGAATTGCTGTCCTCCGGCATTGTTTTGACCGGCGGCTCGGCGGTGATGCCGGGCATGGTGGAACTGGCCGAGGACATATTCCTGAAACCGGTGCGGCGCGGCAACCCGACCTATAACGGCGCGTTGTTCGACATGGTTTCGAATCCCCGCTCCGCGACCGTGATGGGCCTGCTGGAAGAGGCCCGCCTGTCGCGCACCCGGGGTTTGAAGGCGGCACAGCAGGCCGGTTCGGTGAAAACCATCATCGGCCGCGCCAAGGACTGGTTTCTGGGTAATTTCTAG
- a CDS encoding cell division protein FtsQ/DivIB has translation MSTLAAATPLPPDVRLMNGVTALLLAGLVLSGLALAVHKLARLPVFAIRHIQVEGEVSRNSVASLRANALPHLSGSFLSMNLRQGREAFEAVPWVRKAQVQRVWPNRLKVRLEEHKPAAYWEQKAEGADANSEASAERALVNSFGEVFEANLGDVEDEDLPVLAGPEGSSTRMLSMWRQLQAVSQGLGETVERLDLSSRGSWRATLDKGAVLELGRGDETEVLARYRQFAASITQITSRFQTPLLTADLRHADGYAVRLRGISTITTPAPKGTARKR, from the coding sequence ATGAGCACGCTCGCCGCCGCTACCCCGCTGCCGCCCGACGTCCGCCTGATGAATGGCGTGACGGCGCTGCTGCTGGCCGGCCTGGTGCTGAGCGGGCTGGCGCTGGCCGTGCACAAGCTGGCGCGGCTGCCGGTGTTCGCGATCCGCCATATCCAGGTGGAGGGCGAGGTGTCGCGCAACAGCGTGGCCTCGTTGCGCGCCAACGCGTTGCCGCATCTGTCGGGCAGCTTCCTGAGCATGAACCTGCGCCAGGGCCGCGAGGCCTTCGAGGCCGTGCCCTGGGTGCGCAAGGCCCAGGTGCAGCGGGTCTGGCCGAACCGGCTGAAGGTGCGGCTGGAGGAACACAAGCCCGCCGCCTACTGGGAGCAGAAGGCCGAGGGCGCCGACGCCAACAGCGAGGCCAGCGCGGAGCGCGCGCTGGTCAACAGCTTCGGCGAGGTGTTCGAGGCCAATCTGGGCGATGTCGAGGACGAGGACCTGCCGGTGCTGGCCGGGCCGGAGGGCAGCTCGACGCGCATGCTGTCGATGTGGCGCCAGCTGCAGGCGGTCAGCCAGGGGCTGGGCGAGACGGTCGAGCGCCTGGACCTGTCCAGCCGCGGCTCCTGGCGCGCCACCCTGGACAAGGGCGCGGTGCTGGAACTGGGCCGCGGCGACGAGACCGAGGTGCTGGCGCGCTACCGCCAGTTCGCCGCCAGCATCACCCAGATCACCTCGCGCTTCCAGACGCCGCTGCTGACGGCGGACCTGCGCCATGCCGACGGCTACGCGGTGCGACTGCGCGGAATATCGACTATCACGACGCCGGCCCCCAAGGGCACGGCCAGAAAACGCTGA
- a CDS encoding D-alanine--D-alanine ligase: MSIDLNIDPKALGKVAVLMGGTSAEREVSLTMSGPGVLAALREEGVDAHGFDPAERGLHELKTEGFERVFIALHGRHGEDGTVQGALELLGIPYTGSGVMASSIAMDKIMTKRLWLADGLPSPRYQIVHKSELGDDARLAGIVRALGLPLIVKPPHEGSSIGITKVSEAGALRAALEAAAQFDDELLCEEFVEGQELTCPVLGADDKAQPLPTVRIEAPEGNYDYQNKYFTDVTRYHAGSLSPALEAEVKDLVLRAFRSLGCRGWGRADLMLRKSDNKPFLLEMNTSPGMTSHSLVPISARAAGISYSKLCLWVLSQARLDRA, from the coding sequence ATGAGTATTGATCTGAATATCGACCCCAAGGCCCTGGGCAAGGTGGCCGTGCTGATGGGCGGCACCTCGGCCGAGCGCGAGGTCTCGCTGACGATGTCGGGCCCGGGCGTGCTGGCGGCGCTGCGCGAGGAGGGTGTCGACGCGCATGGCTTCGACCCGGCCGAGCGCGGCCTGCACGAGCTGAAGACCGAGGGCTTCGAGCGCGTCTTCATCGCGCTGCACGGCCGCCATGGCGAGGACGGCACGGTGCAGGGCGCGCTCGAGCTGCTGGGCATTCCCTATACCGGCTCCGGCGTGATGGCTTCCAGCATCGCGATGGACAAGATCATGACCAAGCGCCTATGGCTGGCCGATGGCCTGCCGTCGCCGCGCTACCAGATCGTGCACAAGAGCGAGCTGGGTGACGATGCGCGCCTGGCCGGGATCGTGCGGGCGCTGGGCCTGCCGCTGATCGTCAAGCCGCCGCATGAGGGCTCCAGCATCGGCATCACCAAGGTCAGCGAGGCCGGCGCGCTGCGCGCCGCGCTGGAGGCCGCCGCGCAGTTCGACGACGAGCTGCTGTGCGAGGAGTTCGTCGAGGGTCAGGAGTTGACCTGCCCGGTGCTGGGCGCGGACGACAAGGCCCAGCCCCTGCCGACCGTGCGCATCGAGGCGCCCGAGGGCAACTACGACTACCAGAACAAGTACTTCACCGACGTGACCCGCTATCACGCCGGCAGCCTGTCGCCGGCCTTGGAGGCCGAGGTCAAGGACCTGGTGCTGCGTGCTTTCCGCTCGCTTGGCTGCCGCGGCTGGGGCCGCGCCGACCTGATGCTGCGCAAGAGCGACAACAAGCCCTTCCTGCTGGAGATGAACACCTCGCCGGGCATGACCTCGCATTCGCTGGTGCCGATCTCCGCGCGCGCAGCCGGCATCTCCTATTCGAAGCTCTGCCTGTGGGTGCTGTCCCAGGCCCGGCTGGACCGCGCCTGA
- the murC gene encoding UDP-N-acetylmuramate--L-alanine ligase: protein MKHAVKHIHFVGIGGAGMSGIAEILHNLGYTVSGSDQGASATTERLSQLGLQVFIGHASGHIAGAQAVVTSTAVKTDNPEVLAARAARIPVVPRAVMLAELMRLKKGIAIAGTHGKTTTTSLVTTILAEAGVDPTFVIGGKLNSAGANSALGSGDYIVVEADESDASFLNLLPMMAVVTNIDADHMDTYGHDFARLKQAFVDFLHRMPFYGAAVVCGDDPGVHGILPLISRPVVSYGFAEDNQVRAVDVQALAGGQMRFTARRPGLADLDITLNLPGVHNVLNALAAIAVATELELPDAPIAAALAKFGGVGRRFQRYGELRSADGGTFTLIDDYGHHPVEMAAVLSAARGAFPGRRLVLAFQPHRYTRTRDCFEDFVKVIGGADAVLLTEVYAAGEAPIVAADGRALARALRVAGKVEPLFVEDAAALPQTIAEQARDGDVVIVMGAGSIGAVPAATVELLK, encoded by the coding sequence ATGAAACACGCGGTCAAACATATCCACTTCGTCGGCATCGGTGGTGCCGGCATGAGCGGCATCGCCGAGATCCTGCACAACCTGGGCTACACCGTGTCCGGTTCGGACCAGGGCGCCAGCGCCACCACCGAGCGCCTGAGTCAGCTGGGCCTGCAGGTGTTCATCGGCCATGCGTCCGGCCATATCGCCGGCGCGCAGGCGGTCGTGACCTCGACCGCGGTGAAGACCGACAACCCCGAGGTGCTGGCCGCGCGCGCGGCGCGCATTCCGGTGGTGCCGCGCGCGGTGATGCTGGCCGAGCTGATGCGCCTGAAGAAGGGCATCGCGATCGCCGGCACCCATGGCAAGACCACGACCACCTCGCTGGTGACGACGATCCTGGCCGAGGCCGGCGTCGACCCGACCTTCGTGATCGGCGGCAAGCTCAACAGCGCCGGTGCCAACTCGGCGCTGGGCAGCGGCGACTACATCGTGGTCGAGGCCGACGAGAGCGACGCCTCCTTCCTGAACCTGCTGCCGATGATGGCGGTCGTCACCAATATCGACGCCGACCACATGGACACCTATGGCCATGACTTCGCGCGGCTGAAGCAGGCCTTCGTCGATTTCCTGCATCGCATGCCCTTCTATGGCGCGGCGGTGGTCTGCGGCGACGATCCGGGCGTGCATGGCATCCTGCCGCTGATCTCGCGCCCGGTGGTCAGCTACGGCTTCGCCGAGGACAACCAGGTGCGGGCGGTCGATGTGCAGGCGCTGGCCGGCGGCCAGATGCGCTTCACCGCGCGCCGCCCCGGCCTGGCCGATCTGGACATCACCCTGAACCTGCCGGGCGTGCACAACGTGCTGAACGCGCTGGCCGCGATCGCGGTGGCCACCGAGCTGGAACTGCCCGACGCGCCGATCGCCGCGGCGCTGGCCAAGTTCGGCGGCGTGGGCCGGCGCTTCCAGCGCTATGGCGAGCTGCGCTCGGCCGACGGCGGCACGTTCACGCTGATCGACGACTACGGCCACCACCCGGTCGAGATGGCCGCGGTGCTGTCGGCCGCGCGCGGCGCCTTCCCGGGCCGGCGCCTGGTGCTGGCCTTCCAGCCGCACCGCTATACCCGCACGCGCGACTGTTTCGAGGACTTCGTCAAGGTGATCGGCGGCGCCGACGCGGTGCTGCTGACCGAGGTCTATGCGGCCGGCGAGGCGCCGATCGTCGCGGCCGACGGCCGCGCCCTGGCGCGCGCGCTGCGCGTGGCCGGCAAGGTGGAGCCGCTGTTCGTCGAGGACGCCGCGGCGCTGCCGCAGACCATCGCCGAGCAGGCGCGCGACGGCGATGTGGTGATCGTGATGGGGGCCGGCTCGATCGGCGCGGTGCCGGCCGCAACCGTGGAACTGCTGAAATGA
- the murG gene encoding undecaprenyldiphospho-muramoylpentapeptide beta-N-acetylglucosaminyltransferase: MSTKHLVIMAAGTGGHIIPGLAVAEEMKRRGWSVSWVGTEQGMENKLVPPSGIPLDRLAFAGLRGKGPMHMLRGLVGLVKAFIQSRQVFVTRSADAVLGMGGYVCFPGGLMAWLMRRPLMLVNADAAMLMSNQALKGLARKIAFGFDGSAAASTAKAVVTGNPVRAEIEALPLPAERYAGRTGPLRVLVVGGSLGARAINAVIPKMLAQWSDAATRPQVVHQAGQANLSAVQAAYQAAGAQAEILPFIDDMAAQLAAADLIICRAGAVTVSELCAAGLPSVLVPLVVSTTSHQRDNARFMAQHGAALHLPQEELSPEGLLALLQGLDREQLLAMAEKARGLARPRAAARVADEIEGMVK; this comes from the coding sequence ATGAGCACGAAACACCTGGTCATCATGGCCGCCGGCACCGGCGGCCACATCATCCCCGGCCTGGCAGTCGCCGAAGAGATGAAGCGCCGCGGCTGGAGCGTGTCCTGGGTCGGCACCGAGCAGGGCATGGAGAACAAGCTGGTGCCGCCCAGTGGCATCCCGCTGGACCGGCTGGCCTTCGCGGGCCTGCGTGGCAAGGGTCCGATGCACATGCTGCGCGGCCTGGTGGGGCTGGTGAAGGCCTTCATCCAGTCGCGCCAGGTCTTCGTGACGCGCAGCGCCGATGCGGTGCTGGGCATGGGCGGCTATGTCTGCTTCCCCGGCGGGCTGATGGCCTGGCTGATGCGCCGCCCGCTGATGCTGGTGAACGCCGATGCGGCGATGCTGATGTCGAACCAGGCGCTGAAGGGCCTGGCGCGCAAGATCGCCTTCGGCTTCGACGGCTCGGCCGCGGCCTCGACCGCCAAGGCGGTGGTGACCGGCAACCCGGTGCGCGCCGAGATCGAGGCGCTGCCGCTACCCGCCGAACGCTATGCCGGCCGCACGGGCCCGCTGCGCGTGCTGGTGGTGGGCGGTTCGCTGGGCGCGCGCGCGATCAATGCGGTGATCCCGAAGATGCTGGCGCAATGGAGCGACGCGGCGACGCGGCCCCAGGTGGTGCACCAGGCCGGCCAGGCGAACCTGAGCGCGGTGCAGGCGGCCTACCAGGCGGCCGGAGCGCAGGCGGAGATCCTGCCCTTCATCGACGACATGGCCGCCCAGCTGGCCGCGGCCGACCTGATCATCTGCCGCGCCGGCGCGGTGACGGTCAGCGAGCTTTGCGCCGCCGGCCTGCCCAGTGTGCTGGTGCCGCTGGTGGTCAGCACCACCAGCCATCAGCGCGACAACGCGCGCTTCATGGCCCAGCATGGCGCGGCCCTGCATCTGCCGCAGGAGGAGCTGAGCCCCGAGGGCCTGCTGGCCCTGCTGCAGGGGCTGGACCGCGAGCAGCTGCTGGCGATGGCGGAGAAGGCCCGCGGCCTGGCGCGCCCGCGCGCCGCGGCGCGCGTGGCGGACGAAATCGAGGGGATGGTGAAGTGA
- the ftsW gene encoding putative lipid II flippase FtsW gives MSMALLQTLRDRAAGLFQRGAAAGERGGEVPVRDWVSVSSGQPAKLSNFDVTLVWVVVALLALGLLMVYSASIALPDNPKFAKYLPTHFLVRHVVAISLALLAALVVVQVPIATWERAAPWLFVVALVLLVIVLIPGIGKGVNGARRWLPLGVMNFQPSELAKLAIAMYAANYMMRKMEVKENFVRAVWPMAVSLAVVGVLLLAEPDMGAFMVIAAIAMGILFLGGVNGRMFFLIVAVLVGAFVLMITFSEFRRERIFAYLNPWDEKYAQGKAYQLTHSLIAFGRGEWFGQGLGGSVEKLHYLPEAHTDFLLAVIGEELGLVGVALVICAFFWLSRRLFHIGRQAVALDRVFAGLYAQGIGIWMGGQAFINMGVNLGALPTKGLTLPLMSFGGSAILMNCVALAICLRIDIENRQLMRGGRA, from the coding sequence ATGAGCATGGCCCTGCTCCAGACCCTGCGCGACCGCGCGGCCGGCCTGTTCCAGCGCGGCGCCGCTGCCGGCGAGCGCGGCGGCGAGGTGCCGGTGCGCGACTGGGTCAGCGTGTCCTCGGGCCAGCCGGCCAAGCTCTCGAACTTCGACGTGACCCTGGTCTGGGTGGTGGTGGCGCTGCTGGCGCTGGGCCTGCTGATGGTCTATTCGGCCTCGATCGCGCTGCCGGACAACCCCAAGTTCGCGAAGTACCTGCCGACCCATTTCCTGGTGCGCCATGTGGTGGCGATCAGCCTGGCGCTGCTGGCGGCGCTGGTGGTGGTGCAGGTGCCGATCGCAACCTGGGAGCGTGCGGCGCCCTGGCTGTTCGTCGTGGCCCTGGTGCTGCTGGTGATCGTGCTGATCCCGGGCATCGGCAAGGGCGTCAACGGCGCGCGTCGCTGGCTGCCGCTGGGGGTGATGAACTTCCAGCCCTCCGAGCTGGCCAAGCTGGCGATCGCGATGTACGCGGCCAACTACATGATGCGCAAGATGGAGGTGAAGGAGAACTTCGTCCGCGCGGTCTGGCCGATGGCGGTGTCGCTGGCGGTGGTGGGCGTGCTGCTGCTGGCCGAGCCGGACATGGGCGCCTTCATGGTGATCGCGGCGATCGCGATGGGCATCCTGTTCCTGGGCGGCGTCAACGGCCGCATGTTCTTCCTGATCGTCGCGGTGCTGGTCGGCGCCTTCGTGCTGATGATCACCTTCAGCGAGTTCCGCCGCGAGCGCATCTTCGCCTACCTGAACCCCTGGGACGAGAAGTACGCGCAGGGCAAGGCCTACCAACTGACCCATTCGCTGATCGCCTTCGGCCGCGGCGAATGGTTCGGCCAGGGCCTGGGCGGCAGCGTCGAGAAGCTGCATTACCTGCCCGAGGCGCATACCGACTTCCTGCTGGCGGTGATCGGCGAGGAGCTGGGCCTGGTCGGCGTGGCCCTGGTGATCTGCGCCTTCTTCTGGCTGTCGCGCCGCCTGTTCCACATCGGCCGCCAGGCGGTCGCGCTGGACCGCGTGTTCGCCGGTCTCTATGCCCAGGGCATCGGCATCTGGATGGGCGGCCAGGCCTTCATCAATATGGGCGTGAACCTGGGCGCGCTGCCGACCAAGGGCCTGACCCTGCCGCTGATGAGCTTCGGCGGCTCGGCGATCCTGATGAACTGTGTGGCGCTGGCGATCTGTTTGAGGATAGATATTGAAAACAGGCAACTCATGCGAGGAGGCCGAGCATGA
- the murD gene encoding UDP-N-acetylmuramoyl-L-alanine--D-glutamate ligase, which produces MKHLAGLHTLILGLGDSGLAMAAWVLRHGGSAKVWDSREQPPRLAALRERLPAVEFFHGELPASALNDVKLVLKSPGLSPLDARLAPLLGLARATGIPVQGELELFARALADLKAERRYDPAVLAITGTNGKTTTTSMTAQLVERAGRRVAVAGNIGPTLLDTLAQALDLEPAPVVAVEETVEAEAAEQDPTPETPVEPAESNELETDDTPAAAQAEPAPALLDEVAALLDEQPLPIKPPPPKPAVFEHLPEVWVLELSSFQLDGVTGFEPTAAAVLNLTQDHLDWHGDMPAYGRAKARIFGESAVMVINRDDALVEAMVPAPVKVQQGRGRPAKLVSRQVLRFGLDAPQRPGDYGLVEEGGMAWLVRAREADETQLKRRRGDTEEDELSIQRLMPADALRVRGRHNAANALAALALAGAAGCPLAPMLHGLREYRGEPHRVEHVATVQGVDFYDDSKGTNVGATVAAITGLGADRAPARLVLILGGDGKGQDFSPLREPLARHARAVALIGRDAPAIASVLPEGLPAQTHETLQAATRWALTQAHSGDSVLLSPACASLDMFRNYAHRAEVFVAEVQALADEGGLA; this is translated from the coding sequence ATGAAACACCTTGCTGGCCTGCACACGCTGATCCTGGGTCTGGGCGACTCCGGCCTGGCGATGGCCGCCTGGGTGCTGCGCCATGGCGGCAGCGCCAAGGTCTGGGACTCGCGCGAGCAGCCGCCGCGGCTGGCGGCGCTGCGCGAGCGGCTGCCGGCGGTCGAGTTCTTCCATGGCGAGCTGCCGGCCTCGGCGCTGAACGATGTGAAGCTGGTGCTGAAGAGCCCCGGCCTGTCGCCGCTGGACGCGCGGCTGGCGCCGCTGCTGGGCCTGGCGCGCGCCACCGGCATCCCGGTGCAGGGCGAGCTGGAGCTGTTCGCGCGCGCGCTGGCCGATCTGAAGGCCGAGCGCCGCTACGATCCTGCGGTGCTGGCGATCACCGGCACCAATGGCAAGACCACCACCACCTCGATGACCGCGCAGCTGGTCGAGCGCGCCGGCAGGCGCGTCGCGGTGGCCGGCAATATCGGCCCGACCCTGCTGGACACCCTGGCCCAGGCGCTGGATCTGGAGCCGGCGCCGGTGGTGGCGGTGGAAGAGACCGTCGAAGCCGAGGCGGCGGAGCAAGACCCGACCCCGGAGACGCCGGTCGAGCCGGCCGAGTCAAACGAGCTAGAAACCGACGACACACCGGCCGCGGCGCAGGCGGAGCCGGCCCCGGCGCTCCTGGACGAAGTGGCGGCCCTGCTGGACGAGCAGCCGCTGCCGATCAAGCCGCCGCCGCCCAAGCCGGCCGTGTTCGAGCATCTGCCCGAGGTCTGGGTGCTGGAGCTGTCCAGCTTCCAGCTCGACGGCGTGACCGGCTTCGAGCCGACCGCCGCCGCGGTGCTGAACCTGACTCAGGACCATCTGGACTGGCATGGCGACATGCCGGCCTATGGCCGGGCCAAGGCGCGTATCTTCGGCGAGAGCGCGGTGATGGTGATCAACCGCGACGATGCGCTGGTCGAGGCGATGGTGCCTGCTCCCGTCAAGGTGCAGCAGGGCCGCGGCCGGCCCGCCAAGCTGGTGTCGCGCCAGGTGCTGCGCTTCGGCCTCGATGCGCCGCAGCGGCCGGGCGACTATGGCCTGGTGGAGGAGGGCGGCATGGCCTGGCTGGTGCGCGCCCGCGAGGCCGACGAGACCCAGCTGAAGCGCCGCCGGGGTGATACGGAAGAGGACGAGCTGTCGATCCAGCGCCTGATGCCGGCCGACGCGCTGCGCGTGCGCGGCCGCCACAACGCGGCCAATGCGCTGGCGGCGCTGGCGCTGGCCGGCGCGGCCGGCTGCCCGCTGGCGCCGATGCTGCACGGCCTGCGCGAGTACCGCGGCGAGCCGCATCGCGTCGAGCATGTGGCGACGGTGCAGGGCGTCGACTTCTACGACGATTCCAAGGGCACCAATGTCGGTGCCACCGTGGCCGCGATCACCGGCCTGGGCGCCGACCGCGCGCCGGCCCGGCTGGTGCTGATCCTCGGCGGTGACGGCAAGGGCCAGGACTTCTCGCCGCTGCGCGAGCCGCTGGCGCGCCATGCGCGCGCGGTGGCGCTGATCGGCCGCGACGCGCCGGCGATCGCCAGCGTGCTGCCGGAGGGCCTGCCGGCGCAGACTCATGAGACCCTGCAGGCCGCGACCCGCTGGGCGCTGACGCAGGCGCACAGCGGCGACAGCGTGCTGCTGAGCCCGGCCTGCGCCAGCCTGGACATGTTCCGCAACTATGCGCATCGCGCCGAGGTGTTCGTCGCCGAGGTGCAGGCCCTGGCCGACGAGGGAGGGCTGGCCTGA